The following proteins are encoded in a genomic region of Brevinematia bacterium:
- a CDS encoding DUF4406 domain-containing protein, which produces MIVYMIHKFRLDPKNIEEAKKYIKEFLKKKVAVIYTPPMWFVEADVSEEEILQMCFELIDRCDVVAVCGEAESRGTIRELLYALEKGKPVKAFSKPDEIRRFL; this is translated from the coding sequence ATGATAGTATATATGATACACAAGTTCAGGTTAGACCCAAAGAACATAGAAGAAGCAAAGAAGTATATTAAGGAGTTTTTAAAAAAGAAGGTTGCTGTAATATACACACCTCCTATGTGGTTTGTTGAGGCAGATGTAAGCGAGGAGGAAATACTACAGATGTGCTTTGAACTAATTGACAGATGTGATGTGGTTGCTGTTTGCGGTGAAGCAGAAAGCAGAGGAACAATACGAGAACTGCTGTATGCATTAGAAAAAGGAAAGCCTGTTAAGGCTTTCTCTAAACCTGACGAAATAAGGCGTTTTTTATGA